Proteins found in one Armatimonadota bacterium genomic segment:
- a CDS encoding zf-HC2 domain-containing protein — protein MNALRRQLECRAVRSAIEACLDGEASPHAGRVAAHLERCPGCRAWAAALAAQARAIAALPAEAEPPVGFVGRVMERIEAVSAPAGRRAWRPSLVAVSGAAAGVLAAVALWVSFVRPPAPVTPAAPVPVQTSPRIAQALKPQVESATRQPRIAAAATVPEPAAKIAPPARRVRPKRRLTAPPLPGATATAASSPAPQYRETGRSYESEGDLEQALAAYAAARDEGGSQMARLDVARVYEKSGYTAQALDELVQVAFSEVDEKRWETLTVQ, from the coding sequence GTGAATGCCCTACGCCGCCAGCTCGAGTGCCGCGCCGTCCGCAGCGCGATCGAGGCCTGCCTCGACGGTGAAGCATCTCCTCACGCCGGGCGCGTCGCGGCGCACCTCGAACGCTGTCCGGGCTGCCGCGCGTGGGCCGCGGCGCTGGCGGCACAGGCGCGCGCGATCGCAGCTTTGCCGGCGGAAGCGGAGCCCCCGGTGGGCTTCGTCGGACGCGTAATGGAGCGCATCGAGGCGGTCAGCGCGCCTGCCGGGCGGCGCGCGTGGCGGCCGTCGCTGGTAGCGGTTTCGGGTGCGGCAGCGGGGGTGCTGGCCGCGGTCGCGCTGTGGGTCTCCTTCGTGCGCCCGCCGGCGCCGGTGACACCGGCCGCGCCTGTGCCCGTGCAGACTTCGCCCCGGATTGCTCAGGCGCTCAAGCCACAGGTGGAGTCCGCAACCCGGCAGCCACGGATTGCAGCGGCCGCGACCGTGCCGGAACCGGCCGCGAAGATCGCACCGCCGGCGCGACGGGTCCGGCCGAAGCGCCGTTTGACCGCGCCGCCCTTACCCGGTGCGACCGCAACCGCCGCATCTTCGCCGGCGCCCCAATACCGCGAGACGGGTCGCTCGTACGAGAGTGAGGGCGACCTCGAGCAGGCGTTGGCGGCCTATGCCGCGGCGCGCGACGAGGGCGGGTCGCAGATGGCGCGCCTGGATGTGGCGCGCGTGTACGAGAAATCGGGGTACACGGCGCAGGCGTTGGACGAGCTGGTGCAGGTGGCCTTCAGCGAGGTAGACGAAAAGCGCTGGGAGACGCTCACCGTGCAGTAA
- a CDS encoding sigma-70 family RNA polymerase sigma factor, whose translation MDRPADIADLETVRRCLAGQREAFAEIVARHQRVVYGVALRMLGDRDQADDAAQETFVRAYSRLSSFRGDSSLRAWLIQIATRMCIDLLRARRRRPEVALDDADAPASPAGDDGVTTRHSLARAIADLPPHYKAAIILRHLQHMSYADMARTLGIPLPTVKTHLRRARQTLRARMEDEAAPAEEISP comes from the coding sequence ATGGATAGGCCCGCAGACATCGCCGATCTGGAGACCGTGCGGCGCTGCCTGGCGGGGCAGAGGGAAGCCTTCGCCGAGATCGTGGCGCGGCATCAGCGCGTGGTCTATGGCGTGGCGCTGCGCATGTTGGGCGATCGCGACCAGGCCGACGACGCGGCACAGGAGACGTTCGTGCGAGCCTACTCGCGGCTCTCGAGCTTCAGGGGCGACAGCAGCTTGCGTGCGTGGCTGATTCAGATCGCTACCCGCATGTGCATTGACCTGCTGCGCGCCCGCCGCCGCCGGCCCGAGGTCGCGCTCGACGACGCCGACGCCCCGGCCTCGCCTGCCGGGGATGACGGCGTGACTACGCGCCACAGTCTGGCGCGGGCCATCGCCGACCTGCCTCCTCACTACAAGGCAGCCATCATCTTGCGCCATTTGCAGCACATGTCATATGCCGACATGGCCCGCACGCTGGGCATTCCCCTGCCGACGGTCAAGACCCACCTGCGCCGTGCGCGGCAGACGCTGCGCGCGCGGATGGAGGACGAAGCGGCGCCCGCCGAGGAGATTTCGCCGTGA